Proteins from one Chaetodon auriga isolate fChaAug3 chromosome 19, fChaAug3.hap1, whole genome shotgun sequence genomic window:
- the LOC143337637 gene encoding claudin-23-like: MPRRSAEEWIRLSMRTPGILIFGMVMAPCGWILDLTATVAPNWRTIHNIPNTPSDEYIQQGIWYICRATTTNTREDCSLGDTTYFGNQIIEVAQGLMVASLIVTLLGLAVAIPGVRCWKDTPNWTVAGLGGLLIFLSGVMTIIPIAWYTHILTDIATVSPQTDVRVGYCIVLGYIGGIFEVLGGFVMFIGICRCCGGKNRGERRVEEVMGSRFNHNKPPPRRVEVPSLNRARSSASSSVPYSKDSMDEDVSFPRAKSPAARSVNTSYSGRPYDADL, encoded by the coding sequence aTGCCGAGGCGATCAGCGGAGGAGTGGATCCGACTATCCATGCGCACCCCGGGCATCCTGATCTTCGGGATGGTTATGGCTCCATGCGGATGGATCCTGGACCTGACCGCCACCGTGGCCCCAAACTGGAGGACCATCCACAACATCCCCAACACCCCGTCCGACGAGTACATCCAACAAGGCATCTGGTACATCTGCAGGGCCACCACTACCAATACCAGAGAGGACTGCAGTCTGGGGGACACCACGTATTTTGGCAATCAGATCATCGAGGTGGCCCAGGGTTTGATGGTAGCCTCCCTGATCGTGACTCTACTCGGGTTGGCTGTGGCAATCCCGGGGGTCCGGTGCTGGAAGGACACGCCTAACTGGACAGTAGCCGGCCTGGGCGGGCTGTTGATCTTCCTCTCTGGCGTCATGACCATCATACCCATCGCCTGGTACACCCACATCCTCACAGACATCGCAACGGTGTCCCCGCAGACAGATGTACGCGTCGGCTATTGCATCGTCCTGGGCTACATCGGCGGGATATTCGAAGTCCTGGGCGGCTTTGTCATGTTCATCGGGATCTGCAGGTGCTGCGGAGGGAAGAACAGAGGGGAGAGACGGGTCGAGGAGGTCATGGGCAGCCGCTTCAACCACAACAAGCCACCGCCGAGACGGGTTGAAGTGCCAAGCCTGAACCGGGCCAGGAGCAGCGCCAGCAGCAGTGTGCCATACTCCAAAGACTCCATGGATGAAGATGTGTCCTTCCCCCGGGCCAAGAGCCCCGCAGCCCGGTCAGTGAACACCTCCTACAGCGGCAGACCCTATGATGCCGATCTATGA
- the LOC143337636 gene encoding claudin-23-like, protein MVPAIVVNPRRSTGEWMRLSMRTPGILIFGMVMAPCGWILDLTATVAPNWRTIHNIPNTPSDEYIQQGIWYICRATTTNTREDCSLGDTTYFGNQIIEVAQGLMVASLIVTLLGLAVAIPGVRCWKDTPNWTVAGLGGLLIFLSGVMTIIPIAWYTHILTDIATVSPQTDVRVGYCIVLGYIGGIFEVLGGFVMFIGICRCCGGKNRGERRVEEVMGSRFNHNKPPPRRVEVPSLNRARSSASSSVPYSKDSMDEDVSFPRAKSPAARSVNTSYSGRPYDADL, encoded by the coding sequence ATGGTACCAGCAATAGTAGTCAATCCGAGGCGATCAACGGGGGAGTGGATGCGACTATCCATGCGCACCCCGGGCATCCTGATCTTCGGGATGGTTATGGCTCCATGCGGATGGATCCTGGACCTGACCGCCACCGTGGCCCCAAACTGGAGGACCATCCACAACATCCCCAACACCCCGTCCGACGAGTACATCCAACAAGGCATCTGGTACATCTGCAGGGCCACCACTACCAATACCAGAGAGGACTGCAGCCTGGGGGACACCACGTATTTTGGCAATCAGATCATCGAGGTGGCCCAGGGTTTGATGGTGGCCTCCCTGATCGTGACTCTACTCGGGTTGGCTGTGGCAATCCCAGGGGTCCGGTGCTGGAAGGACACGCCTAACTGGACAGTAGCCGGCCTAGGCGGGCTGTTGATCTTCCTCTCTGGCGTCATGACCATCATACCCATCGCCTGGTACACCCACATCCTCACAGACATCGCAACGGTGTCCCCGCAGACAGATGTACGCGTCGGCTACTGCATCGTCCTGGGCTACATCGGCGGGATATTCGAAGTCCTGGGCGGCTTTGTCATGTTCATCGGGATCTGCAGGTGCTGCGGAGGGAAGAACAGAGGGGAGAGACGGGTCGAGGAGGTCATGGGCAGCCGCTTCAACCACAACAAGCCGCCGCCGAGACGGGTTGAAGTGCCAAGCCTGAACCGGGCCAGGAGCAGCGCCAGCAGCAGTGTGCCATACTCCAAAGACTCCATGGATGAAGATGTGTCCTTCCCCCGGGCAAAGAGCCCCGCAGCCCGGTCAGTGAACACCTCCTACAGCGGCAGACCCTACGATGCCGATCTATGA
- the LOC143338145 gene encoding uncharacterized protein LOC143338145, translating into MSTPAPRLPQARGIDYSLPTCGDLQCNSHGTCVVPPGGGAGFVCDCVLGYQGESCEDTVNGALSLPLTLSVLAVIIGLLILAFIFAKLRQKQKKRQRKHLAESHGYNIAV; encoded by the exons ATGTCCACCCCTGCCCCTCGTCTTCCTCAGGCAAGAGGCATCGACTACAGCCTGCCCACCTGTGGAGACCTTCAGTGCAATAGCCATGGTACCTGTGTGGTACCTCCAGGTGGCGGCGCCggttttgtgtgtgactgtgtgctcGGCTACCAGGGGGAATCCTGCGAGGACACGGTCAACGGGGCGTTAAGTTTACCGCTGACCCTGAGCGTGCTGGCCGTCATCATCGGGCTGCTGATCTTGGCTTTCATCTTCGCTAAACTGAGGCAGAAGCAAAAGAAGAGGCAAAG GAAACATCTGGCAGAAAGTCACGGCTACAACATTGCTGTGTAA
- the LOC143338314 gene encoding uncharacterized protein LOC143338314: MCISSSKFCDGHLDCADQSDEQDCPNTNSASFKTKASDGRPTQSSSSSQLNGQKNSLLPVKKDSASCDVQHCHGHGSCITEGKVTRCQCMTGYKGEFCQEDDAGRSNVAMILGIFCLIAILMAAAFIFAKRQAWASIRSRSIEKETLMANMGLPCEHYDSDSEELESPVDVKNPPLALQSLQLK; this comes from the exons atgtgcatcagcagcagcaagttCTGCGACGGACATCTGGACTGTGCAGACCAGTCCGATGAGCAGGACT GtccaaacacaaactcagcCTCTTTCAAGACCAAAGCCAGTGATGGCCGCCCTACCCAGTCTTCCTCCTCGTCTCAACTCAACGGCCAAAAGAACTCTCTTCTCCCAGTTAAAAAAGACTCTGCGTCCTGTGATGTCCAACACTGCCACGGTCACGGCAGCTGCATCACTGAGGGCAAAGTCACTCGCTGCCAGTGTATGACTGGTTACAAAGGCGAGTTCTGTCAAGAGGACGACGCTGGACGAAGCAATGTGGCGATGATCCTGGGTATCTTCTGCCTCATCGCTATATTGAtggctgctgcttttatttttgctaaAAG GCAAGCCTGGGCGTCCATCAGAAGCAGATCCATAGAGAAGGAAACTCTGATGGCCAACATGGGCCTGCCGTGTGAACACTACGACTCAGACTCTGAG gAGCTGGAGTCCCCAGTAGATGTGAAGAACCCCCCACTTGCGTTACAGTCACTGCAGCTCAAGTAG